A stretch of Acidobacteriota bacterium DNA encodes these proteins:
- a CDS encoding thiamine phosphate synthase — MLKLYYISDRSLTPGALPHEPILAAVRAGVDMVQIREKDLSARARIEMAREVIAAAAPRGVETYVSSRFDIAMAVGASGAHLPADGLAARDVRRKGGSRIRIGVSTHGVEEAMEAEWQGADFITFGPVFDTPSKRRYGAPVGLAALAGVLDAVRLPVFALGGITIDNVAEVAGLPVAGIGMISGIALAPDRAERIAGIRAEVRRVRGGDE, encoded by the coding sequence GTGCTCAAACTCTACTACATTTCCGACAGGAGCCTGACCCCGGGGGCGTTGCCGCATGAGCCGATCCTCGCAGCCGTCCGCGCCGGGGTCGACATGGTGCAGATCCGGGAGAAGGACCTGAGCGCGAGAGCGAGGATCGAGATGGCCCGCGAGGTGATCGCGGCAGCGGCGCCTCGAGGGGTGGAGACGTACGTGAGCTCGCGGTTCGACATCGCCATGGCGGTCGGCGCGAGCGGCGCGCATCTCCCGGCCGACGGCCTCGCCGCGCGCGACGTGCGACGGAAAGGCGGGTCGCGGATCCGGATTGGAGTTTCGACGCACGGCGTGGAGGAGGCGATGGAGGCGGAGTGGCAGGGGGCCGACTTCATCACGTTCGGCCCGGTCTTCGACACTCCTTCGAAGAGACGGTACGGCGCGCCGGTGGGCCTCGCCGCGCTGGCCGGCGTGCTCGACGCGGTGCGGTTGCCCGTCTTCGCGCTGGGAGGCATCACCATCGACAACGTGGCGGAGGTCGCCGGACTGCCGGTCGCCGGCATCGGGATGATTTCCGGCATCGCGCTCGCGCCCGATCGGGCGGAGCGCATCGCCGGGATCCGGGCCGAGGTTCGGCGGGTCCGCGGAGGAGATGAATGA
- the thiD gene encoding bifunctional hydroxymethylpyrimidine kinase/phosphomethylpyrimidine kinase, which yields MNRTVMSIAGWDPSAGAGVAADLKTIAAFGHYGVGVITSVTAQNTTGIQAIYDLPMEFIAQQIESLHSDIDIHAVKVGMLGTARAATIVASLIHTLRLENVVVDPVLRSTSGTSLLEKKAISVLREKIFPLAAVVTPNMEEASALTGARATDVRSMKEAARALVKAGARAAVVTGGHLGPRAIDILYDGRKFSLYDSTMIPTTNTHGVGCTFATAVACLLARGTALPEAVDEAKRYVARAVNHPYKIGKGDGPLHHVPAIA from the coding sequence ATGAATCGCACCGTGATGAGCATCGCGGGCTGGGATCCTTCGGCCGGCGCGGGTGTGGCGGCCGATCTGAAGACGATCGCCGCCTTCGGGCACTACGGCGTGGGCGTGATCACGTCGGTGACCGCGCAGAACACGACCGGGATCCAGGCCATCTATGACCTGCCGATGGAGTTCATCGCGCAGCAGATCGAGTCACTTCACTCCGACATCGATATCCACGCGGTCAAGGTCGGCATGCTCGGGACCGCCCGCGCGGCCACCATCGTCGCGAGCCTGATCCACACGCTCCGGCTGGAGAACGTCGTGGTCGATCCGGTGCTTCGCTCCACGAGCGGGACGTCTCTCCTGGAGAAGAAGGCGATCTCGGTCCTCCGGGAGAAGATCTTTCCGCTCGCCGCGGTCGTGACGCCGAACATGGAGGAGGCCTCCGCGCTCACGGGCGCGCGGGCCACCGACGTGCGATCGATGAAGGAGGCGGCGCGCGCGCTCGTCAAGGCCGGGGCCCGGGCCGCGGTGGTCACGGGGGGGCATCTCGGGCCGCGCGCGATCGACATCCTTTACGACGGGCGGAAGTTCTCCCTCTACGACTCGACGATGATCCCCACGACGAACACGCACGGCGTCGGCTGCACCTTCGCGACCGCGGTCGCTTGCCTCCTCGCCCGCGGGACCGCGCTTCCCGAGGCCGTGGACGAGGCGAAGCGGTACGTCGCCAGGGCGGTCAACCATCCCTACAAGATTGGCAAGGGGGACGGCCCGCTCCACCACGTTCCCGCGATCGCCTGA
- a CDS encoding proline dehydrogenase family protein, with the protein MTTPPGIETEPREAPAPPAPPRLDKRSLLQRARSRLVKLAPKPIVRRLAAPYIAGETRGEAMALVHRLRADRGLCSTVDVLGEAVTHAGETAAFLDEYVSALEDLAGCEYANISVKLSALGQGIDDALCARNLEVLLRKAASVNQFVRFDMEDHTTVDSTLGFYRKFAGRHPRIGIVLQSRLFRTPADVAALSPLRPNVRLCIGIYRESEAIAFPDKDSMKSRLLGLLRTMWENGQYVGLATHDERVIRRALALARELGKGPEAFEVQMLLGVPRAGLQEELMKMGLKVRLYVPYGRHWYQYCLRRLEHNPEMASLVVKNLLRIR; encoded by the coding sequence TTGACGACGCCGCCAGGCATCGAGACGGAACCCCGGGAGGCGCCGGCGCCGCCCGCTCCCCCTCGCCTCGACAAACGGTCGCTCCTGCAGCGCGCGAGGAGCCGGCTGGTCAAGCTGGCGCCGAAGCCCATCGTGCGGCGCCTCGCCGCCCCCTACATCGCGGGTGAGACGCGCGGCGAGGCCATGGCGCTCGTCCACCGGCTTCGCGCCGATCGAGGGCTCTGCAGCACGGTCGACGTCCTCGGCGAGGCGGTGACCCATGCGGGTGAGACGGCCGCCTTCCTCGACGAGTACGTCTCGGCCCTCGAGGATCTCGCGGGGTGCGAGTACGCGAACATCTCCGTCAAGCTCTCGGCGCTGGGACAGGGAATCGACGACGCCTTGTGCGCGAGGAATCTCGAAGTGCTCCTCCGGAAGGCGGCGTCGGTGAACCAGTTCGTCCGGTTCGACATGGAGGATCACACGACCGTCGATTCGACGCTGGGGTTCTACCGGAAGTTCGCGGGGCGCCACCCGCGGATCGGCATCGTCCTCCAGTCACGCCTGTTCCGCACGCCGGCCGACGTCGCCGCGCTGTCGCCCCTGAGGCCGAACGTGAGGCTGTGCATCGGCATTTACCGCGAGAGCGAGGCGATCGCGTTCCCGGACAAGGACTCGATGAAGTCGCGGCTGCTCGGGCTGCTGCGGACGATGTGGGAGAACGGCCAGTACGTCGGATTGGCGACGCACGACGAGCGGGTGATCCGGCGGGCCCTGGCGCTCGCGCGCGAGCTGGGGAAAGGCCCCGAGGCGTTCGAAGTGCAGATGCTCCTCGGCGTCCCGCGCGCGGGGCTTCAGGAGGAGCTGATGAAGATGGGCTTGAAGGTCCGGCTCTACGTGCCGTACGGGAGGCACTGGTACCAGTACTGCCTGAGGCGGCTCGAGCACAATCCCGAGATGGCCAGCCTCGTCGTGAAGAACCTGCTCCGGATTCGATGA
- a CDS encoding PDZ domain-containing protein, with the protein MRRARTHGAPRPRLAIAVAVAVAASATLAAAAEPATLREIYNDAKGRVVGITYSLRQMESETGLEGPKANGAVCGLVVDARGLIVVPGDIFPEAGGEPRETLVPGEFKLHLDADRTYAAEAVGIDRTLNLAYLRAESTALPELRPVRFREGAALSIGDPVVVVGVLGRKYGFTPSVFQTVVNSAARATTPLFGVDTILQDLSVGGLVVRPDGTAIGLIAKDVLVEDLDQNRSPGNLLSIIANMGQAQSRRPGYAMVMPYGAFAKSLAAPPPLDLARDVKHAWIGIVMQALSEDLRDYWKLPVTGGIIVGAVVEGSPAQAAGLNPGDILTSLDGQPLKINLDAQLADFRRRIEILGVGHATDIDLWRAGRPMHVSLMLGEAPKTASRAAEYKDEDFGLTVREITIDVQQALNLDPNVDGVVVSDLEESGWSDVAGLTPDDVIVSVNGVTVKTVEEMGAALADVKHRRDGQAVFFVMRPPDTLFIRVKTDFGRAGRD; encoded by the coding sequence ATGAGGCGCGCCCGGACGCACGGGGCCCCGCGTCCGCGCCTCGCGATCGCCGTCGCCGTCGCCGTCGCCGCGAGCGCGACGCTCGCAGCCGCCGCGGAGCCTGCGACGCTCAGGGAGATCTACAACGATGCGAAGGGGCGCGTCGTCGGCATCACCTATTCACTCCGCCAGATGGAGAGCGAGACGGGGCTCGAGGGGCCGAAGGCCAACGGCGCCGTCTGCGGGCTGGTGGTGGACGCGCGCGGCCTCATCGTCGTTCCGGGGGACATCTTCCCGGAGGCCGGCGGGGAGCCGCGGGAGACGCTGGTCCCCGGCGAGTTCAAGCTCCACCTCGACGCCGATCGAACGTATGCGGCGGAGGCGGTGGGAATCGATCGCACGCTGAACCTCGCCTACCTTCGCGCCGAGAGCACGGCGCTTCCGGAGCTGCGCCCGGTGCGCTTCCGCGAGGGGGCGGCGCTGTCCATCGGCGATCCGGTGGTCGTCGTGGGGGTTCTCGGCCGCAAGTACGGCTTTACCCCCTCGGTCTTCCAGACGGTCGTCAACTCCGCGGCCAGGGCGACGACGCCGCTCTTCGGCGTCGACACGATTCTCCAGGACCTCTCGGTCGGAGGCCTCGTCGTCCGGCCCGACGGCACCGCCATCGGCCTGATTGCCAAGGACGTTCTCGTCGAAGATCTCGATCAGAATCGATCGCCCGGCAACCTCCTCTCGATCATCGCGAACATGGGCCAGGCCCAGAGCCGCCGCCCCGGTTACGCGATGGTGATGCCCTACGGAGCCTTCGCGAAGTCGCTCGCCGCGCCCCCGCCGCTCGACCTGGCCCGCGACGTGAAGCACGCGTGGATCGGCATCGTGATGCAGGCGCTCTCCGAGGACCTTCGCGACTACTGGAAGCTCCCCGTCACCGGCGGCATCATCGTGGGCGCCGTCGTGGAAGGCTCACCGGCGCAGGCGGCCGGCCTGAACCCCGGCGACATCCTGACGTCGCTCGACGGGCAGCCGTTGAAGATCAATCTCGACGCCCAGCTCGCGGACTTCCGCCGCCGCATCGAGATCCTGGGCGTCGGGCACGCCACCGACATCGATCTCTGGCGCGCCGGGCGTCCGATGCACGTGAGCCTGATGCTCGGCGAGGCGCCGAAGACGGCCTCCCGCGCCGCCGAGTACAAGGACGAGGATTTCGGGCTCACGGTCCGCGAGATCACGATCGACGTGCAGCAGGCGCTCAATCTCGACCCCAACGTCGACGGGGTCGTCGTGTCGGATCTGGAGGAGTCGGGATGGTCCGACGTCGCGGGGCTCACGCCCGACGACGTCATCGTGTCGGTCAACGGCGTGACCGTGAAGACCGTGGAGGAGATGGGCGCGGCCCTCGCGGACGTGAAGCACCGGCGCGACGGGCAGGCGGTCTTCTTCGTGATGCGCCCGCCGGACACCCTCTTCATCCGGGTGAAGACCGATTTCGGGAGAGCCGGACGGGACTGA
- a CDS encoding trypsin-like peptidase domain-containing protein, which translates to MEKNLSRVAPLLRGLAALALIACAAPRGAAAGGYQKVVYRARDRVLPSLVHIQPILEVYRAGKQEKLAVTGSGVIISPEGYVMTNSHVVENAQRVTCTLSTRQEVEATVIGIDPLSDLAILKFDRSAVTEDLPVAELGNSDRLQVGEIVMALGSPLGLARSLTLGVVSSLNRYFPEDQLPSGAITGQYNTWIQTDAAINPGNSGGPLVNLRGEVVGINARAITIVGESLGFAIPINLAKEVSRQLIANGGISRSWIGVTWQELQPLAGYLDVPPERGAVVASVAGGSPASDAGLRAGDVVLTFGEHGVSARFEEDIPRVEKLIADTPVGSVVDVVYLRNGKHGWTQVSTRERPRVDAKQVECREWGFTAQEITEETARALKLDDRKGVLVSGVREDSFADDAGLRHGDILKTLESKEVDGLDAFRSLCRSLGDARTERILAEVRRGHVVYYHLLKPVYKKEESRLPAPGEPAGGGGRR; encoded by the coding sequence ATGGAAAAAAACCTCTCCCGAGTCGCGCCGCTCCTCCGCGGCCTCGCCGCCCTCGCGCTGATCGCGTGCGCCGCCCCGCGCGGCGCAGCGGCCGGGGGGTACCAGAAGGTCGTCTACCGCGCGCGGGATCGCGTCCTCCCCTCTCTCGTCCATATCCAGCCGATCCTCGAGGTCTACCGCGCCGGCAAGCAGGAGAAGCTCGCCGTGACCGGCTCGGGGGTCATCATCTCCCCTGAGGGGTACGTGATGACGAACAGCCACGTCGTCGAGAACGCGCAGCGCGTCACGTGCACCCTGAGCACGCGGCAGGAGGTCGAGGCGACGGTGATCGGAATCGACCCGCTCTCCGACCTCGCGATTCTCAAGTTCGATCGATCCGCGGTCACGGAGGACCTCCCGGTCGCCGAGCTCGGCAATTCCGACAGGCTTCAGGTTGGCGAAATCGTCATGGCGCTCGGAAGCCCGCTGGGGCTCGCGCGATCCCTGACCCTCGGCGTCGTCTCGAGCCTGAACCGCTACTTCCCCGAGGATCAGCTCCCTTCCGGCGCGATCACCGGCCAGTACAACACCTGGATTCAGACCGACGCGGCGATCAATCCCGGCAACTCGGGGGGCCCGCTCGTGAACCTCCGCGGCGAGGTCGTCGGAATCAACGCGCGCGCGATCACGATCGTCGGCGAGAGCCTCGGCTTCGCGATCCCGATCAACCTCGCGAAGGAGGTCAGCCGGCAGCTCATCGCGAACGGGGGAATCTCCCGATCGTGGATCGGCGTCACGTGGCAGGAGCTCCAGCCCCTGGCGGGGTACCTCGACGTGCCCCCGGAGCGCGGGGCGGTCGTCGCGAGCGTCGCCGGCGGCTCACCCGCCTCCGACGCAGGGTTGCGGGCCGGGGACGTCGTGCTCACGTTCGGAGAGCACGGGGTCTCCGCCCGGTTCGAGGAGGACATCCCCCGGGTCGAGAAGCTGATCGCCGACACGCCCGTCGGCTCGGTCGTCGACGTGGTCTACCTCCGGAACGGAAAACACGGGTGGACCCAGGTCTCGACGCGCGAGCGCCCGAGGGTCGACGCGAAGCAGGTCGAGTGCCGGGAGTGGGGCTTCACGGCGCAGGAGATCACCGAGGAGACCGCGAGAGCGCTCAAGCTCGACGACCGGAAGGGCGTGCTCGTCTCCGGCGTGCGCGAGGATTCCTTCGCGGACGACGCGGGGCTCCGTCACGGGGACATCCTCAAGACGCTCGAGTCGAAGGAGGTCGACGGACTCGACGCCTTCCGCTCGCTGTGCCGATCACTCGGGGACGCGCGGACGGAGCGCATCCTCGCCGAGGTCCGCCGCGGGCACGTCGTCTACTACCACCTCCTGAAGCCGGTCTACAAGAAAGAGGAATCCAGGCTGCCGGCGCCGGGCGAGCCCGCCGGCGGTGGGGGCCGCCGATGA
- a CDS encoding 3-oxoacyl-ACP reductase FabG, with product MTRDLRIDLAGRCALVTGGSRGIGRACCLMLARAGARVAVNYRANEAAAREVVRAIAAEGGAASALRADVAEAGEAARMVEDAARLWGRLDIVVNNAAIWTDGPIESLRDDVLTETIGVNLLGSFYVTRAAVPHLGRSPSGGRIIFIASTAGQRGESEHSHYAASKGALIALTKSLAPELAPRRILVNCVAPGWVDTDMNDRPFAGGGRARIEAGIPLGRVGTADEIAGAVAFLASDYATFITGEILNVNGGAVLCG from the coding sequence GTGACGCGCGACCTTCGCATCGATCTGGCCGGACGCTGCGCGCTCGTCACGGGGGGCTCGAGGGGGATCGGGCGCGCGTGCTGCCTCATGCTCGCGCGCGCCGGCGCCCGCGTTGCGGTCAACTACCGCGCGAACGAGGCCGCCGCGCGCGAGGTCGTGAGGGCGATCGCCGCGGAGGGGGGCGCCGCCTCCGCGCTGAGGGCCGACGTCGCCGAAGCCGGCGAGGCCGCCCGGATGGTCGAGGATGCGGCGCGGCTGTGGGGCCGGCTCGACATCGTCGTCAACAACGCCGCCATCTGGACCGACGGGCCCATCGAGTCGCTCCGGGATGACGTGCTGACCGAAACGATTGGCGTCAACCTTCTCGGCTCGTTCTACGTGACGCGGGCCGCGGTCCCCCATCTCGGCCGCTCTCCCTCGGGAGGGCGTATCATCTTTATAGCCTCCACGGCCGGGCAGCGGGGTGAATCGGAACATTCGCACTATGCGGCGTCGAAGGGGGCGCTCATCGCCCTCACGAAATCGCTCGCCCCCGAGCTGGCTCCCCGGAGAATCCTCGTCAACTGCGTCGCCCCCGGATGGGTCGACACGGACATGAACGACCGCCCGTTCGCGGGTGGCGGGAGGGCGCGCATCGAGGCGGGAATTCCGCTCGGGCGCGTCGGCACCGCAGACGAGATCGCCGGGGCCGTCGCCTTTCTCGCCTCGGACTACGCGACCTTCATCACCGGCGAGATCCTGAACGTGAACGGCGGCGCGGTCCTGTGCGGTTGA
- the rlmN gene encoding 23S rRNA (adenine(2503)-C(2))-methyltransferase RlmN has product MKRNPASTRRAEPSAPRRPSLIGRSLEEIEATLASLGEPAYRGRQIYSWIYARRALTFDEMTNIPASLRARLAGSFDIGRAAVARVEASADGTRKFLLQVQGARVEAVYIPEPRRITFCLSSQAGCALDCSFCLTAKLGLVRHLKAGEIVSQALQLLDERGDDPRPVNVVFMGMGEPLHNYDEVMKAFRVLAGAGGVGISAKRITLSTAGMVPAIRRLAAEALRPKLAISLNATTDEIRSRIMPINRKHPIDELLAATAEFPLAPRERVTFEYVMLDGINATLDDAARLAALVRKHRLRAKVNLIPWNPGEGFEYRAPDMGLVKEFRDTLIEAGVPCSIRKNRGRDISAACGQLALVEHVAPEAAR; this is encoded by the coding sequence ATGAAGAGAAACCCCGCGTCAACCCGCCGCGCGGAGCCCTCGGCGCCGCGCAGGCCGTCGCTCATCGGCAGATCGCTCGAAGAGATCGAGGCGACCCTCGCCTCCCTCGGCGAGCCCGCCTACCGTGGGCGCCAGATCTACTCGTGGATCTACGCGCGCCGGGCCCTGACCTTCGACGAGATGACGAACATCCCGGCCTCCCTCCGCGCGCGGCTCGCCGGGAGCTTCGACATCGGGCGCGCCGCCGTCGCCCGGGTGGAGGCGTCGGCGGACGGGACGCGCAAGTTCCTGCTCCAGGTCCAGGGGGCCCGCGTCGAGGCCGTCTACATCCCGGAGCCGCGGCGCATCACGTTCTGCCTTTCCTCGCAGGCAGGGTGCGCCCTCGACTGCAGCTTCTGCCTGACGGCGAAGCTCGGCCTCGTCCGCCATCTCAAGGCGGGGGAGATCGTCTCCCAGGCCCTGCAGCTCCTCGACGAGCGGGGGGACGATCCGCGGCCGGTCAACGTCGTCTTCATGGGGATGGGTGAGCCGCTCCACAACTACGACGAGGTGATGAAGGCCTTTCGCGTCCTCGCCGGCGCCGGCGGCGTGGGGATCTCCGCGAAGCGAATCACGCTGTCGACGGCCGGGATGGTGCCGGCCATCCGGCGCCTGGCCGCCGAGGCGCTCCGGCCGAAGCTCGCGATCTCCCTCAACGCCACCACCGACGAGATCCGATCGCGGATCATGCCGATCAACAGGAAGCACCCGATCGACGAGCTCCTCGCCGCGACCGCCGAGTTCCCGCTCGCTCCGCGCGAGCGCGTGACCTTCGAGTACGTGATGCTCGACGGGATCAACGCGACGCTCGACGACGCCGCGCGCCTCGCGGCCCTGGTGAGGAAGCACCGGCTGCGGGCGAAGGTGAACCTGATCCCGTGGAACCCGGGGGAGGGATTCGAGTACCGCGCACCCGACATGGGGCTCGTGAAGGAGTTCCGGGACACCCTCATCGAGGCGGGCGTGCCGTGCTCCATCCGCAAGAACCGGGGAAGGGACATCTCCGCCGCCTGCGGCCAGCTCGCGCTCGTCGAGCACGTCGCGCCCGAGGCCGCAAGGTGA
- a CDS encoding amino acid permease, which yields MPAVSLRRSLSLTDVTLLNVGTMVGSGIFLTSAAIARDLDGSLLHLAVWVLGGLFSVLGALVLAELGAMFPEAGGIYVYLARTFGPIWGFLYGWALFLAIQCGAIAAVAVAAATYLRVFVSMTDIEVRLVAVISIAGLTWINARAVSLGALVSNVLTVAKVSALVLLVALALGSGRAAHFSPVLPTGSALSLLAPFGVALMAAMWCYDGWIHVTFVAGEVRDPGRNIPRAAMASTLIVVALYLGLNAAYLATLGAHGMAASDLVAAETARAAIGPAGALFVSALVIVSCLGANNGFIMAGARVYYAMARDGYFLRKIADVDPDRATPAASLIAQGIWSCVLVFSGRYDEIFTYVMFVEFVFYGLAAVAVLVLRRRDPGAPRPYRTLGYPWTPIAFIVFSAGLLAATIAASPREAAIGTALTLAGLPAFLWWRKQAAGG from the coding sequence ATGCCCGCCGTCTCCCTGCGCCGGTCCCTCAGCCTGACCGACGTCACGCTCCTGAACGTCGGCACCATGGTGGGCTCCGGGATTTTCCTGACGTCGGCGGCCATCGCCCGCGACCTCGATGGATCGCTCCTCCACCTCGCCGTGTGGGTCCTCGGGGGCCTCTTCTCCGTGCTCGGCGCGCTCGTGCTGGCGGAGCTCGGCGCGATGTTTCCCGAGGCGGGCGGCATCTACGTCTACCTCGCCCGGACCTTCGGACCGATCTGGGGCTTCCTGTACGGCTGGGCCCTCTTCCTCGCGATCCAGTGCGGGGCGATCGCCGCCGTCGCGGTCGCGGCGGCCACGTACCTGCGCGTTTTCGTGTCGATGACGGACATCGAGGTGCGTCTCGTCGCGGTGATCAGCATCGCCGGCCTCACGTGGATCAACGCCCGCGCCGTGTCGCTGGGGGCCCTCGTCTCGAACGTCCTCACCGTGGCCAAGGTCTCGGCCCTCGTGCTGCTCGTCGCGCTCGCCCTGGGCTCCGGGCGCGCCGCCCATTTCTCGCCGGTGCTGCCGACCGGCTCCGCGCTGTCGCTCCTCGCCCCATTCGGCGTCGCGCTCATGGCGGCGATGTGGTGCTACGACGGATGGATTCACGTCACGTTCGTGGCGGGCGAGGTGCGCGATCCGGGCAGAAACATCCCTCGCGCCGCGATGGCTTCGACGCTGATCGTGGTGGCGCTGTACCTGGGTCTCAACGCCGCCTACCTCGCCACGCTGGGGGCGCACGGCATGGCGGCCTCCGACCTGGTCGCCGCCGAGACGGCCCGCGCGGCGATCGGCCCGGCCGGCGCCCTCTTCGTCTCGGCCCTGGTCATCGTGTCGTGCCTCGGCGCCAACAACGGCTTCATCATGGCGGGGGCGCGCGTTTACTACGCGATGGCCCGGGACGGTTACTTCCTCCGGAAGATCGCCGACGTGGACCCCGATCGGGCGACGCCGGCCGCCTCGCTCATCGCGCAGGGAATCTGGTCGTGCGTCCTGGTCTTCAGCGGGCGCTACGACGAGATCTTCACTTACGTCATGTTCGTGGAGTTCGTCTTCTACGGGCTGGCGGCGGTGGCCGTCCTGGTCCTCAGGCGGAGGGATCCCGGCGCGCCGCGCCCGTACCGGACGCTCGGTTATCCCTGGACGCCGATCGCGTTCATCGTTTTCTCCGCCGGGCTCCTCGCCGCGACGATCGCGGCCTCGCCGAGGGAGGCCGCGATCGGCACGGCGCTCACGCTCGCCGGGTTGCCCGCGTTTCTCTGGTGGAGGAAGCAGGCCGCCGGTGGGTGA
- a CDS encoding Rieske 2Fe-2S domain-containing protein — protein sequence MPGEPVDASLAKASTIPAEWYTDPAILRREEERVFGTTWQLTGLTSKVASPGSYFTATIAREPTVVVRDGEATLRAFSNVCRHRAGPVARGEGCRRSFQCGYHGWTWGLDGRLLNTPEFEGVEEFDRASIRLPRFRASTWGPLVFVNLDGSAEPLEDWLSDVAGRTAGVDMASMVPVERREYTVECNWKVYVDNYLEGYHIPVVHPSLYREIDYAAYRTEVYRASSRQIAPLRRSGDLARRFASSGEPGDTALYFWIFPNLMINVYPDNFSTNLILPVGPDRTRTVFEWFFREPDAVATREALRRTVEFSDEIQQEDIGICEAVQRGLASQRYARGRFSVRREAGVHHFHRLLAGCLQGTVGG from the coding sequence ATGCCCGGCGAACCGGTCGACGCGAGCCTCGCGAAGGCTTCCACGATCCCGGCGGAGTGGTACACCGATCCCGCGATCCTCCGCCGCGAGGAGGAGCGCGTCTTCGGCACGACGTGGCAGCTCACCGGGCTGACGTCGAAGGTCGCCTCGCCCGGCTCGTACTTCACCGCCACCATCGCGCGCGAGCCCACCGTCGTCGTGCGCGACGGCGAGGCGACCCTGCGGGCTTTCTCGAACGTCTGCCGCCACCGGGCCGGACCGGTCGCGCGAGGCGAGGGGTGCCGCCGATCCTTCCAGTGCGGCTACCACGGCTGGACCTGGGGTCTGGACGGGCGGCTGCTGAACACGCCGGAGTTCGAGGGGGTGGAGGAGTTCGACCGCGCCTCAATCCGCCTCCCCCGGTTCCGGGCCTCGACCTGGGGGCCGCTCGTCTTCGTGAACCTCGACGGCAGCGCGGAGCCGCTCGAGGACTGGCTCTCGGACGTCGCCGGGCGGACCGCCGGCGTCGACATGGCCTCGATGGTCCCGGTCGAGAGGCGCGAGTACACCGTCGAGTGCAACTGGAAGGTGTACGTCGACAACTACCTCGAGGGATACCACATCCCGGTCGTGCACCCGTCCCTCTACCGCGAGATCGACTATGCCGCGTATCGCACGGAAGTCTACCGGGCCTCCTCCCGGCAGATCGCGCCGCTTCGCCGCAGCGGGGATCTCGCGCGGCGCTTCGCCTCGAGCGGCGAGCCGGGGGACACGGCTCTCTACTTCTGGATCTTTCCGAATCTCATGATCAACGTATACCCGGACAACTTTTCGACGAACCTGATCCTGCCGGTCGGTCCCGATCGGACGCGGACCGTCTTCGAATGGTTCTTCCGCGAGCCGGACGCCGTCGCGACGCGGGAGGCTCTGCGCCGCACCGTCGAGTTCAGCGACGAGATCCAGCAGGAGGACATCGGCATCTGCGAGGCGGTGCAGCGCGGCCTCGCCTCGCAGCGCTACGCGCGCGGACGGTTCTCCGTGCGGCGGGAGGCGGGAGTCCACCATTTCCACCGGCTCCTGGCCGGCTGCCTTCAAGGCACGGTCGGCGGCTGA
- a CDS encoding ABC transporter permease: MRSAAMRVMQIVPALWASATLVWVFMFIIPGDPARLLSGQSADPEVLKQVRAEWGLDRPPLERYLAYLRKLASGDLGRSYVQRRPVVEILREALGRTVVLAISATAIAITAGILLGALAASKRGAIGGIVGTFTTVGLSLPTFWLGLMLMIFFAANLGWFPISGMGERMAIMGLDFPSPRHLALPALTLAIFPASMVARVTRASLLEQKGSGYLRAARARGLSPSAILWRHAFPNALGPALTLAGLVLASLLGGAVATEMIFAWPGIGRAIFDALGDRDLPVVEGGVLLLTTIFLVVNFAVDLVHASLDPRARS; encoded by the coding sequence ATGAGATCTGCGGCCATGCGGGTCATGCAAATTGTCCCCGCTCTCTGGGCCTCGGCGACGCTCGTCTGGGTGTTCATGTTCATCATCCCCGGAGATCCGGCGCGGCTTCTCTCGGGGCAGTCGGCCGACCCCGAAGTATTGAAGCAGGTGCGGGCCGAGTGGGGTCTCGACCGGCCGCCGCTGGAGAGGTACCTGGCGTACCTGCGCAAGCTGGCGTCAGGCGATCTCGGCCGCTCGTACGTTCAAAGAAGACCGGTGGTGGAAATCCTGCGCGAGGCGCTCGGCCGGACCGTCGTCCTCGCGATCTCGGCGACGGCCATCGCCATCACGGCGGGGATCCTGCTGGGCGCGCTCGCGGCCTCGAAGCGCGGCGCCATCGGCGGAATCGTGGGCACTTTCACCACGGTCGGGCTGTCGCTCCCGACCTTCTGGCTCGGGCTGATGCTGATGATCTTCTTCGCGGCGAACCTCGGGTGGTTTCCCATCTCCGGGATGGGCGAGCGCATGGCGATCATGGGGCTGGATTTCCCCTCGCCACGCCATCTCGCGCTCCCCGCGCTGACGCTGGCGATCTTTCCGGCCTCGATGGTCGCCCGCGTCACGCGCGCGAGCCTTCTCGAGCAGAAGGGCTCCGGGTACCTGCGGGCCGCGCGGGCGCGGGGCCTCTCGCCCTCCGCGATCCTATGGCGCCACGCGTTTCCCAACGCGCTGGGCCCCGCGCTCACCCTCGCGGGGCTCGTTCTCGCCAGCCTCCTTGGCGGCGCGGTCGCCACCGAGATGATCTTCGCCTGGCCGGGAATCGGCCGAGCCATCTTCGACGCGCTGGGCGATCGCGATCTCCCGGTCGTCGAGGGGGGCGTGCTCCTCCTGACAACCATTTTCCTGGTCGTGAACTTCGCCGTCGATCTCGTCCACGCGTCCCTCGACCCAAGGGCCAGATCCTAG